A window of the Procambarus clarkii isolate CNS0578487 chromosome 19, FALCON_Pclarkii_2.0, whole genome shotgun sequence genome harbors these coding sequences:
- the LOC123757470 gene encoding cystinosin homolog isoform X1 — translation MAATSHQPSYPWAKLCLLMLIAVTPVFAQTPAPPAGPVGFLAPVPVAGVVTRFLRVPVPVDPATPVDPSTPVDPSTPVDPSTLVDLSTPVDLSTPVDLSTPVDPATPVDPSTPVDPSTPVDPSTPVNPLTLSYSVLPVFPQTPTPVSDAAPVGPVHFSYLLPHSNATSTCRFESHDLTFVDYETKNFSLFVTGDVEEEVSLMFGFDGDDILEQIPNVTLVPGDVEKTFNIVLVARRVGHTVLVVNASPENMTDVSDAFVRVSVSHSNDLDYFSDVVGWVYFTAWSVSFYPQTYINWRRKSVIGLHFDFLSLNIVGFFLYSLFNVCLYWAPSIKQQYFLRHPFGVNPVQLNDVIFSLHAFFACSIQVVQCCVYERGDQQISRTAKTILSGIVLSTLVMVILGSAVVIQWLDFLYFVSYVKLFITLIKYIPQAYYNYRRKSTSGWSIGNILLDFTGGTLSVAQMFIIAYNYNDWGSIFGDPTKFGLGLFSVIFDIFFMIQHYVLYRGTEGYQPNLNSPQPTHSSSLTESVSSVDYGAVGSIH, via the exons ATGGCAGCCACGTCCCACCAGCCATCATACCCTTGGGCTAAGCTCTGCCTCCTTATGCTGATAGCTGTAACACCTGTGTTCGCTCAGACACCTGCACCCCCTGCTGGACCTGTGGGCTTCCTAGCGCcagtacctgtggcaggtgtggtgacCAGGTTCTTACGAGTGCCAGTACCTGTAGACCCAGCGACACCTGTGGACCCATCGACACCTGTGGACCCATCGACACCTGTGGACCCATCGACACTTGTGGACCTATCAACACCTGTGGACCTATCAACACCTGTGGACCTATCAACACCTGTGGACCCAGCAACACCTGTGGACCCATCGACACCTGTGGACCCATCAACACCTGTGGACCCATCGACACCTGTGAACCCATTAACGCTTTCTTACTCTGTTTTGCCTGTGTTCCCACAAACACCAACACCTGTATCAGATGCAGCACCTGTGGGCCCTGTACACTTCTCATATCTACTCCCACACAGCAACGCCACATCCACCTGTAGATTTGAATCGCACGATTTGACGTTTGTGGATTATGAGACTAAGAATTTCAGTCTCTTTGTGACTGGTGACGTTGAGGAGGAAGTGTCACTCATGTTTGGTTTTGACGGCGATGATATTCTTGAACAAATACCAAACGTCACCCTCGTGCCGGGGGACGTAGAAAAAACGTTTAACATTGTTCTTGTGGCCAggcgtgtggggcacactgttctggtggtgaaTGCCAGCCCAGAGAATATGACGGATGTGTCTGATGCATTTGTTCGAGTGTCGGTCTCCCACTCCAACGACCTGGACTACTTTAGTGACGTTGTCGGGTGGGTGTACTTCACAGCCTGGTCTGTGTCGTTCTATCCGCAGACGTACATCAATTGGAGAAGGAAAAGTGTGATTGGCCTTCACTTTGATTTCCTGTCGTTGAATATCGTGGGTTTCTTCCTGTACAGTCTATTCAATGTGTGTTTATATTGGGCCCCATCCATAAAGCAGCAGTACTTCCTCAGACATCCGTTTGGAGTTAATCCGGTCCAACTGAACGATGTCATCTTTTCACTCCATGCATTTTTTGCGTGCAGCATCCAGGTGGTTCAGTGCTGTGTGTACGAACGTGGAGACCAACAGATCTCAAGAACTGCCAAGACTATACTCTCAGGCATTGTTTTGTCAACTCTCGTCATGGTCATCTTGGGGTCCGCAGTGGTGATCCAGTGGTTGGATTTCCTCTACTTTGTGTCCTACGTCAAGCTGTTCATCACACTCATCAAATATATACCACAG GCATACTATAACTACAGAAGAAAGAGCACCTCTGGCTGGAGCATCGGCAACATCCTGTTAGACTTCACTGGAGGCACACTCTCAGTTGCTCAGATGTTTATCATTGCTTACAACTACAATGATTGGGGGTCGATATTTGGAGATCCCACCAAATTTGGACTTGGTCTTTTCTCAGTCATATTTGACATTTTCTTTATGATTCAGCATTACGTGCTGTATCGTGGCACTGAAGGTTATCAACCCAATCTGAATTCCCCACAACCCACTCACAGCAGCTCTCTCACTGAATCAGTGTCTTCTGTTGACTACGGAGCAGTTGGCAGTATTCATTAA
- the LOC123757470 gene encoding cystinosin homolog isoform X2 has product MAATSHQPSYPWAKLCLLMLIAVTPVFAQTPAPPAGPVGFLAPVPVAGVVTRFLRVPVPVDPATPVDPSTPVDPSTPVDPSTLVDLSTPVDLSTPVDLSTPVDPATPVDPSTPVDPSTPVDPSTPVNPLTLSYSVLPVFPQTPTPVSDAAPVGPVHFSYLLPHSNATSTCRFESHDLTFVDYETKNFSLFVTGDVEEEVSLMFGFDGDDILEQIPNVTLVPGDVEKTFNIVLVARRVGHTVLVVNASPENMTDVSDAFVRVSVSHSNDLDYFSDVVGWVYFTAWSVSFYPQTYINWRRKSVIGLHFDFLSLNIVGFFLYSLFNVCLYWAPSIKQQYFLRHPFGVNPVQLNDVIFSLHAFFACSIQVVQCCVYERGDQQISRTAKTILSGIVLSTLVMVILGSAVVIQWLDFLYFVSYVKLFITLIKYIPQDTGLCLRLTV; this is encoded by the exons ATGGCAGCCACGTCCCACCAGCCATCATACCCTTGGGCTAAGCTCTGCCTCCTTATGCTGATAGCTGTAACACCTGTGTTCGCTCAGACACCTGCACCCCCTGCTGGACCTGTGGGCTTCCTAGCGCcagtacctgtggcaggtgtggtgacCAGGTTCTTACGAGTGCCAGTACCTGTAGACCCAGCGACACCTGTGGACCCATCGACACCTGTGGACCCATCGACACCTGTGGACCCATCGACACTTGTGGACCTATCAACACCTGTGGACCTATCAACACCTGTGGACCTATCAACACCTGTGGACCCAGCAACACCTGTGGACCCATCGACACCTGTGGACCCATCAACACCTGTGGACCCATCGACACCTGTGAACCCATTAACGCTTTCTTACTCTGTTTTGCCTGTGTTCCCACAAACACCAACACCTGTATCAGATGCAGCACCTGTGGGCCCTGTACACTTCTCATATCTACTCCCACACAGCAACGCCACATCCACCTGTAGATTTGAATCGCACGATTTGACGTTTGTGGATTATGAGACTAAGAATTTCAGTCTCTTTGTGACTGGTGACGTTGAGGAGGAAGTGTCACTCATGTTTGGTTTTGACGGCGATGATATTCTTGAACAAATACCAAACGTCACCCTCGTGCCGGGGGACGTAGAAAAAACGTTTAACATTGTTCTTGTGGCCAggcgtgtggggcacactgttctggtggtgaaTGCCAGCCCAGAGAATATGACGGATGTGTCTGATGCATTTGTTCGAGTGTCGGTCTCCCACTCCAACGACCTGGACTACTTTAGTGACGTTGTCGGGTGGGTGTACTTCACAGCCTGGTCTGTGTCGTTCTATCCGCAGACGTACATCAATTGGAGAAGGAAAAGTGTGATTGGCCTTCACTTTGATTTCCTGTCGTTGAATATCGTGGGTTTCTTCCTGTACAGTCTATTCAATGTGTGTTTATATTGGGCCCCATCCATAAAGCAGCAGTACTTCCTCAGACATCCGTTTGGAGTTAATCCGGTCCAACTGAACGATGTCATCTTTTCACTCCATGCATTTTTTGCGTGCAGCATCCAGGTGGTTCAGTGCTGTGTGTACGAACGTGGAGACCAACAGATCTCAAGAACTGCCAAGACTATACTCTCAGGCATTGTTTTGTCAACTCTCGTCATGGTCATCTTGGGGTCCGCAGTGGTGATCCAGTGGTTGGATTTCCTCTACTTTGTGTCCTACGTCAAGCTGTTCATCACACTCATCAAATATATACCACAG GACACTGGTCTATGTCTCCGACTCACAGTTTAG